The window CCCCGCGGCGGGTATTGCACCACATGCCGCAGCACGTTGGCCCGGGCGAGGTCGCCGTAGCGCGAGTCGATCAGCTGGATGTAGGCCAGCCGTCCGATGATCAGCGCGAAAACCAACAGCACGACGACCTGCAAGGTCCTCATCCGTCCGAATCCGTCCGAATCTCTCATACGCGCAGCGGAAGTTTGGCCGTGAAGATGCGGGCGATGATCCAGATGAAGCCCACCGACACCGCCGAACTGACGGCGATGCGCAGCAGCGTGTGCGGCAGATGAATCCACGAAAGGGCCTCCAGCGAAAAGAACACGGCGTGGTGGATGAGCGTCAGCGCCACGAGGTAACCGACGAAAATCCGCTCGCCGAAGCGTGCCGAGGAGGGAACGCCTCCCTCGCGGGCGTTCTCGCGGCCGTAGAGCATCCCGATCAGCGTCGGGCGCAGAAAGGCGATCAGCAGCGTGGCGATGGTATTGATCCCGGCGGCGCCCATGACGCAATCCATCGTGACGCCCAGCGCGAGGCCGGCGCCGAGCACCGCCACGGGCAGCGTCTCGAGCGGCAGCAGGGCGATGAAGACGATATAGACCAGCGGATTGAAATAAACGCTGATCGACAGGTTGTCGAACAGGAAAATTTGCAGCAGGACCGCCGCCGCGAAAAGTCCGAAGTATGGAAGTGTGCGATACATTTGTCAGAATCGGGTGTATTGTTCGACTTGCTCGCTCTGCTGGAGGTCGCGGATCTCGAAGAGATCGCGGTTGCCGACCAGCACCACATCGCCCAGACGCGACATTCCGGCTGCGAGCCGCACCCGGGCCGTATAGGCCGTGCGGGTCTCGTTGAGCGACGCGCTCTCGACCCATCCGATCAGCACGTCGGCCGGGAAATACTGCGAGAATCCCGTCGTCACGACCTCCTGCCCGGGCTGCGGGTCGGCGTATTTCGAAAGCTCGCCGAGGACCACGACATCCGGGTCGAGGCCGTCCCAGTAGATCGAACCGTAATACTCGGAGTCCGCGAGTTTGCCGCTGGCGCGGAACGAGGTGTTGAGCACCGACATCGCCACCGAATAACGCTCCGAACAGGCGACGACGTAACCCGCCATCGCGCCGTCGGGCGACAGCACGGCCATCTCCTCCACGATCCCGTCGCGGTGTCCGCGGTTGAGCGTGATGAGGTTCCGGGCCCGGTTGACCGTGTTGGCCACGACCGAGGCGGTGGCGAAGCGGTATTTCGACTCGCCGATATCCTGCATATAGCTGTCCAGCCGCTCGGCGGTCTCGGCCTCTTCGTATTGGGCCAGCCGCTCTTCGAGCTGCGCGACGCGCGCGAGCAGCATCCGGTTTTCACGCCCCAGCGTGAAATAGTGCCCGATGCCCGCGAAGAATCCGTGCACGCCGCCGACCACCTGGTTGGAGCGTGAGAGCAGCCGCGCCTGGGTGTAGTAGGAGGAACGGGCGTAGCAGCTGACGGCCACGGCCTCCAGCACCACGAACAGCACCACGACGTAAACGCTGCGGATGAACTCGAACAGTTTGCGCAAAGTTTCTTCCTTAATTTAAGATTGCGGACCAAGGCCCGCAATCGTTTTATTCAAAATCCATCAACTTTCTACCCGGCAATTGCAGGTTTCGGCTTTAGGGGAGCAGATTTTGCATCGACCGAAATCGGACGGGGGGGGGCAGGAGCATACGGACATATGTGACTGTCCCCGGCCGATGAGAAGATGTGAAATATGCCCCATAAAACGAAAGCTATTTCATCAAGAAGGAGAACCGGTTGATATTCTTCAACGCGATGCCCGTTCCGCGCGCGATGGCCCGCAGCGGGTCTTCGGCGATGTGGAACGGAATGCCGGTCTTTTCGTTCAGACGCCGGTCGAGCCCCTTGATCAGCGCGCCGCCGCCGGCCAGATAAATGCCGTTCTTCACGATGTCGGCGTACAGCTCGGGCGGCATGGACTCCAGCACCTTCATCAGCGCCGCGTCGATCTTCGTGAGCGACTTCTCCAGCGCGTAGGCGATCTCGCTGTACGACAGCGACACGGTCTGCGGCAGGGCCGTCAGCATGTTGGGACCCGTCACCACGAAATCCTCGGGCTCCTGCTCCAGGTCCGAAACGGCGGCGCCGATCGAACACTTGATCGCCTCGGCCGTGCGTTCGCCGATGCGGATGTTATGCTGCTGGCGGACGTAGCTCTGGATGTCGTTGGTGAAGACGTCGCCCGCCGTGTTGATCGACTCCGAGCAGACGATGCCGCCCAGCGAGATGCAGGCGATCTCCGACGTGCCGCCGCCGATGTCGATGACCATGTTGCCTTCGGGCGCCTCGACGTCCAGTCCGGCGCCGAGCGCCGCAGCCATCGGTTCGTAGATCATGTAGACCTCGCGGCCCCCGGCGTGCTCGGCCGAGTCGCGCACGGCGCGGATCTCCACGTTGGTCGAGCCCGAAGGGATGCAGATCACCATCCGCAGCGACGGCGCGAAGAGGCTGCCCGAGGTCTTGACTTTCTTGATCATGCCCCGGAGCATCAGCTCCGTGGCGTTGAAGTCGGCGATCACGCCGTCCTTGAGCGGCCGGATCGTCTTGATGTTCGGATTGGTCTTCTCGTGCATCTGCCGGGCCTGCTGGCCGATGGCGACCAGTTTTCCCGTATGAACGTCCAGCGCGACGATCGAAGGTTCGTCCACGACGACCTTTCCGTTATAAATTATCAGCGTGTTGGCCGTACCGAGGTCGATGGCCAGCTCCTGTGTCAGTGAAAAAATTCCCATAGCGCTACACCCAAAGTCTTCTATTTCGTAAAATACCTAACTATCAGCTAAATAAACATCGCCGCCCCGGTCTGCGGACCGGAGGGCGGCAGATTTGGACAAAGGTAGCAAAAAGCCCCGAGAATTTTTGTATTTTATTCTAATTTTTTTTATTTACATTTGTAGTCGAAAAACTGAGACTCCGCATGGAATACAAAATCGGAACCGACGCCCGCTGCGCGGTCATCGGCTATGGCAGCTGGGCGACGGCCCTCGTCGGACTGCTCGCCGCCAACGGCCAGCGCGTCGGATGGTACGTCCGCAATCCCGAGGTGCTCGAATCGCTGCGCGCCGAAGGCCGCAATCCCCGCTACCTGAGCGATTTGGAGTTCGATCGCGACCGCATAGCCCCTTCGGACGACCTCGACGCCGTCGTGCGCGGCGCCGACATCGTGATACTGGCCGCCCCTTCGGCCTACCTCAAGGATTTCCTCGCCCCGCTGACCGTGTCGCTCCGCGACAAATTCATCGTATCGGCCATCAAGGGCATCGTCCCGGGCGACTACCAGACCGTCGTGGAGTACGTTCACGACCGTTACGGGCTGTCGTACAAGCAGATCGGGCTCTTCACCGGGCCCTCGCACGCCGAAGAGGTGTCGCGCGGGAAGCTCTCCTACCTGACGGTCGTCTGCACCGACCCCGAAAACGCGCAGCGTATCGGCGAGAAATTCTCCGGCGGGAACATCCGCCTCAGCTACTCCACGGATCTCTACGGCATCGAATATGCCGCCATCCTGAAAAACATCTACGCCCTGGCCGTCGGGCTGGCCGTCGGACTGGGCTACGGCGACAACTTCCTGGCGGTGCTGATCGCCAACTCGGCGGGCGAGATGACGCGCTTCCTCGAAGAGAGCTACCCCGACAGGCGCGACACGCAGGTCTCGGCCTATCTGGGCGACCTGCTGGTGACCTGCTACTCGGTCTACAGCCGCAACCGGCGGCTGGGACTGCTGATCGGCCACGGCTGCACGGTGAAGAGCGCCCTGAACGAGATGACGATGGTGGCCGAAGGCTACTTCGCCGCCGACTGCATCCGCCACGTCAACGCCCGCCACCAAATCGACATGCCCATCGCCGGGATGGTTTACCGGGTGCTCTACGAGGGCGCTTCGGCCCGCAGGAGCATGCAGGAACTGACTACCAAATTAATCTGACAAGATATGGAAACTCTGAAATTAGACATCGCCAAAGCGGGTGTCGCCCTCACGGCCGACATCGAGGCCAAGGCACAGGCCGCCAACGCCCTGCTGCACTCGGGCAAAGGCGCCGGAAACGATTTTCTGGGCTGGGTCCGCCTCCCCTCGTCGATCTCCGACGCCGACATCGCCGCCATCGAAAAAGAGGCCGCCAAACTCCGCGCCAAGGCCGACGTGGTGATCTGCATCGGCATCGGCGGTTCGTACCTCGGCGCCAAGGCCGTGCTCGAGGCCATGAGCGACCCGTTCAAGCTCCTGCACAAGGAGCAGAAGCATCCCACCGTCCTCTTCGCCGGGCAGAACATCTCGGAGGATTACACCGCCGAACTGCTCGATGCCGTGAAAGAGCACTCGATCGCCGCCATCGTGATCTCCAAGTCGGGCACGACGACCGAACCGGCCATCGCATTCCGCCTGATCAAGGCCGAGATCGAGAAGCGCTACGGCAAGAAAGAGGCCGCCGAGCGCATCGTGGCCATCACCGACAAGGCCCGCGGAGCGTTGAAGACGCTCGCCACGCAGGAGGGCTATCCGACGTTCGTCATTCCCGACGACGTGGGCGGACGTTTCTCGGTGCTGACCCCCGTGGGACTGCTGCCGCTGGCCGTCGCCGGCGTGGACATCGCGGCGCTCGTGCATGGTGCGCAGGAGATGGAGAAGGCCACGGCCGAAGGCGTGCCTTTCAACGAGAACCCCTCGGCCGTCTACGCCGCCGTGCGCAACCTGCTCTACGAGGGCGGCAAGAAGATCGAGATCCTGGGATCGTACGAGCCCAAGTTGCAGTATGTCAACGAGTGGTGGAAGCAGCTTTACGGCGAGAGCGAAGGCAAGCAGGGCAAGGGCATCTTCCCGGCGAGCGTCACGCTGACGGCCGACCTGCACTCGATGGGACAGTACATTCAGGAGGGCGAGCGCACGCTCTTCGAGACGATCATCTCGGTGGCCAAACCCGCCGCCAAGGTCGTTATAGAAGCCGACAAGGAAAACCTCGACGGACTGAACTTCCTGGCCGGAAAGCGCATTTCGGAGGTCAACCGCATGGCCGAACTGGGCGTGCAGCTGGCGCACATCGACGGCGGCGTGCCGAACATCCGCATCGAGATTCCCGAAATCTCGGCCCGGACGATCGGCGGCCTGCTCTACTTCTTCGAGAAAGCCTGCGGCATCAGCGGTTACATTCTGGGCGTGAACCCCTTCGACCAGCCCGGCGTCGAGGCGTACAAGAAGAACATGTTCGCCCTGCTGGACAAGCCCGGCTACGAGGAGGCTTCGAAAGCCATCAAAGCCCGGTTGTAAAACGCTGCGACGCTACGCAAAAAGCGGATTCTCCGATGGAGAATCCGCTTTTTCATTGTCCCGGCGGCGCGTCAGAGGAACGGCTTCGCCGCTTCCGGAGCATGCGCGCTGCGGCCCACAACGCCGTCCTTCGCATAGGCGGGAATCTCCACGGCGGTATAGAGCGACACGACATCATCCGTCTCCGAACGCAGTTGCAATTCGGTCTCCGTCTGCTTTTCGATCGCATAGCTGCTCTCCCACGGCGTACCGTCGGAATAGTGTCCCGAAAGAATTTGCCCCTCCTTGACATAGGTTCCG of the Alistipes senegalensis JC50 genome contains:
- the mreC gene encoding rod shape-determining protein MreC; amino-acid sequence: MRKLFEFIRSVYVVVLFVVLEAVAVSCYARSSYYTQARLLSRSNQVVGGVHGFFAGIGHYFTLGRENRMLLARVAQLEERLAQYEEAETAERLDSYMQDIGESKYRFATASVVANTVNRARNLITLNRGHRDGIVEEMAVLSPDGAMAGYVVACSERYSVAMSVLNTSFRASGKLADSEYYGSIYWDGLDPDVVVLGELSKYADPQPGQEVVTTGFSQYFPADVLIGWVESASLNETRTAYTARVRLAAGMSRLGDVVLVGNRDLFEIRDLQQSEQVEQYTRF
- a CDS encoding rod shape-determining protein; amino-acid sequence: MGIFSLTQELAIDLGTANTLIIYNGKVVVDEPSIVALDVHTGKLVAIGQQARQMHEKTNPNIKTIRPLKDGVIADFNATELMLRGMIKKVKTSGSLFAPSLRMVICIPSGSTNVEIRAVRDSAEHAGGREVYMIYEPMAAALGAGLDVEAPEGNMVIDIGGGTSEIACISLGGIVCSESINTAGDVFTNDIQSYVRQQHNIRIGERTAEAIKCSIGAAVSDLEQEPEDFVVTGPNMLTALPQTVSLSYSEIAYALEKSLTKIDAALMKVLESMPPELYADIVKNGIYLAGGGALIKGLDRRLNEKTGIPFHIAEDPLRAIARGTGIALKNINRFSFLMK
- a CDS encoding NAD(P)H-dependent glycerol-3-phosphate dehydrogenase, encoding MEYKIGTDARCAVIGYGSWATALVGLLAANGQRVGWYVRNPEVLESLRAEGRNPRYLSDLEFDRDRIAPSDDLDAVVRGADIVILAAPSAYLKDFLAPLTVSLRDKFIVSAIKGIVPGDYQTVVEYVHDRYGLSYKQIGLFTGPSHAEEVSRGKLSYLTVVCTDPENAQRIGEKFSGGNIRLSYSTDLYGIEYAAILKNIYALAVGLAVGLGYGDNFLAVLIANSAGEMTRFLEESYPDRRDTQVSAYLGDLLVTCYSVYSRNRRLGLLIGHGCTVKSALNEMTMVAEGYFAADCIRHVNARHQIDMPIAGMVYRVLYEGASARRSMQELTTKLI
- a CDS encoding glucose-6-phosphate isomerase is translated as METLKLDIAKAGVALTADIEAKAQAANALLHSGKGAGNDFLGWVRLPSSISDADIAAIEKEAAKLRAKADVVICIGIGGSYLGAKAVLEAMSDPFKLLHKEQKHPTVLFAGQNISEDYTAELLDAVKEHSIAAIVISKSGTTTEPAIAFRLIKAEIEKRYGKKEAAERIVAITDKARGALKTLATQEGYPTFVIPDDVGGRFSVLTPVGLLPLAVAGVDIAALVHGAQEMEKATAEGVPFNENPSAVYAAVRNLLYEGGKKIEILGSYEPKLQYVNEWWKQLYGESEGKQGKGIFPASVTLTADLHSMGQYIQEGERTLFETIISVAKPAAKVVIEADKENLDGLNFLAGKRISEVNRMAELGVQLAHIDGGVPNIRIEIPEISARTIGGLLYFFEKACGISGYILGVNPFDQPGVEAYKKNMFALLDKPGYEEASKAIKARL
- a CDS encoding lipocalin family protein, giving the protein MKRGFRIGIVAALALLMAGCGGSDKKKEEAPRYDGWMLTRWNGGTELSGKVFLQLNEDMTFALYQCIDTPGYRKLTGTYVKEGQILSGHYSDGTPWESSYAIEKQTETELQLRSETDDVVSLYTAVEIPAYAKDGVVGRSAHAPEAAKPFL